A single Candidatus Atribacteria bacterium DNA region contains:
- a CDS encoding CBS domain-containing protein — protein sequence MKIKDIMIRDVTSALATCKLKDLIEILSRHKISGIPVVNQNQELIGFISLHDIISATLPNYLGIINSNSILSEFIQLSKSLKEFSDHPIEEFMRKNVVTVDEDDNEVLAADLLIRNKIPRLPVLRKGKLAGIVTLTDICRVLMKNNENKKI from the coding sequence TTGAAAATAAAAGATATTATGATCCGGGATGTGACCAGCGCTTTAGCCACCTGTAAGCTTAAAGATTTAATAGAAATATTATCCAGACATAAAATTAGCGGAATCCCAGTAGTTAACCAGAATCAAGAACTGATCGGATTTATCTCTTTACACGACATAATTAGTGCTACTCTACCGAATTATCTTGGAATTATCAACAGCAATTCTATTCTTTCTGAATTTATACAATTATCGAAAAGCTTAAAAGAATTTTCCGACCATCCGATTGAAGAATTTATGCGAAAAAATGTGGTTACTGTTGATGAAGATGACAATGAAGTTTTAGCAGCGGATCTACTTATTAGAAATAAAATTCCGCGGCTTCCTGTCTTACGAAAGGGGAAATTAGCAGGGATAGTAACGCTTACCGACATTTGCCGGGTGTTGATGAAAAATAATGAAAATAAAAAGATATAA
- a CDS encoding 1-phosphofructokinase family hexose kinase — MIGTVTLNPALDVILEVNDLKINHYNKVLNAHTTSGGKGINVSKAIRGCGRETIAIGFLGGGRGRVIEEELREMGITTNFWHIEEKTRSNTIISDIKTGEHTLLSEAGPKITEYDLEMLMSIFYRVMSQCSIVTLSGSLPRGVPINIYGDLISIAKERGVKTILNTSGEQFIKGLEKKPFLAKPDLREVNRIFGITINQEKSAVKAAKEVVERGAEIAVISLEQEKDIIATREKIWFAETNYHQIVNLIGAGDALIAGLAIALSEEEKNFEQAISFSMACALASALREEEEFSSREEVERCLQYVKLKKL; from the coding sequence ATGATAGGTACTGTTACCTTAAACCCCGCATTAGATGTAATTTTAGAGGTTAATGATTTAAAAATAAATCATTATAACAAAGTTTTAAATGCCCATACAACTTCCGGTGGCAAAGGAATAAATGTATCTAAAGCAATTAGGGGATGTGGCAGGGAAACTATCGCTATAGGATTTTTAGGAGGCGGCAGAGGGAGAGTAATAGAAGAAGAATTAAGAGAGATGGGTATAACGACTAATTTTTGGCATATTGAAGAGAAGACAAGAAGCAATACTATTATTTCAGATATAAAAACCGGAGAGCACACCCTATTAAGTGAAGCAGGGCCTAAAATTACTGAATATGACTTAGAGATGCTAATGTCAATTTTTTACAGAGTTATGTCCCAATGTAGTATCGTTACCCTTTCCGGAAGCTTGCCTCGAGGTGTTCCGATAAATATATACGGTGATTTAATTTCTATCGCCAAAGAAAGAGGAGTAAAAACTATTTTAAATACTTCCGGAGAACAATTTATCAAAGGATTAGAAAAAAAGCCTTTTTTAGCAAAACCTGACCTTCGAGAAGTCAATCGCATTTTTGGAATTACTATTAATCAGGAAAAAAGTGCGGTCAAGGCAGCAAAAGAAGTGGTAGAGAGAGGAGCAGAAATCGCTGTAATATCTCTGGAACAAGAGAAAGATATCATTGCTACCCGGGAGAAAATATGGTTTGCAGAGACTAACTACCATCAGATCGTAAATTTAATCGGTGCAGGTGATGCTTTGATTGCCGGACTTGCCATTGCTCTCTCCGAAGAAGAAAAAAATTTTGAGCAAGCCATAAGCTTTTCTATGGCTTGTGCATTGGCCAGCGCTCTAAGAGAAGAAGAGGAATTTAGTTCAAGGGAAGAAGTAGAAAGATGTCTTCAATATGTGAAACTGAAGAAATTATAA